CCGGCGAGACTTCCATTAATCCTTACATAATTTCCTTTTTGACCGAATAAAAAATGAAGATATCTAATATTGTTGTCGgtacatatatttatttattcattgatTAATTATAACACAGAAGAAGGGCCCCGCAAGTTACGTCCTGGATTTTTTTTAGTGCCGAAATTGTTTTATTTCTTCTCAAGTTGATCAATAAAACATTAGAAAAGTGACatggaaataaattataataaaagaAATGGGCTTACGTGTCGTTATATTAAAAGTTATAATCGATGATAATGatgtaactcaaatattttaaatcgtgtAGCAGCTCAAGCATCACGATTCAATCGTTTTTTCAATAGGAACAATTATTATATTCAACAATCACACTCCCAATGTTGCAAATGAAAATAGTTAAGACTttcttatttatatatttgtgtgtgtatatataataaaatatatgtaagaCCGAACGTTTGTCGATTTGCCAAAAGATATAGATTGTGACAAcaatgcaactcaaatattttaaatcttacAACAGCTCAAGTGTCAATGTTTGACTGCATTACTCAGCAAAGACAATTATCACACTCCAATAATCTCTCTTCTAATAATTACACTTCTTACAAACAATGATAATTGAATATATGAatttggctctgataccaattgtaagatTGAGTGTTCGtcgctttaccaaaaattatattTGGTAATAactgtgcaactcaaatcttatatatatatatatatatatatatatatatatattaccaaTTATTAGAAAACAATTATTTTAGTTCTTAAAGAAAGAGTCAAAATCACTCAAATTGGAGGAAACGCGTTCTCTGCCTTGTGTTATtatctattagatagaaaaagtCTTTCCAAAAAATCGACAAATAGAAAAATACTCACCGAACCCATATAACACAAAGTCCACAAACAGTTATCATTTTACTTGCCCTCAGCTCCCAAAAGATTCAACATATAAAAGAATCCCATCACCAAAAACTTCAATAAGCCGCAAACAATGGATGGCTTTCTTCCGTTGGTGTataaatctttcaagaagaatAAAGTTCGACGACGATACGAGTGTCTCTCTTCCGGAACAGTGGATTCTTATAACATAGCGGATTTCTACCACTCGGAAGATGCTTATCGTCCCCATCAACATGACGTTATATTACAACGCGAGCCTCTGAAATCTTCGCCTTTGGGTGGGGCGCACCACCGGCGGTATAGCTCGGTGCATGTGGCTCATGTCAAGAGCAGTGGTTCCGCATCTAAATTTGAAGACCTTGATCGTGGTTGTGATAAGCCTAAGCAACTCGTCAGGTTTAGAAGCCACAGGATGTTTTCATGTATAAATGGTGCATGAACgtcttaatttatttattgtttcgAAAGTATTTTAATTTATGTCTTAAGAtgtcaaatatttcgaattttatgttttgagtgtATACGGTGTTCTGTGATTTGTTTTGCAAACATAAATGTGACAGGAATTTGACAAGCAAACACAAAAACTTAACCTTCTCACGGGTCAATATTGTGATACATATATCTTATTCGACCTGACTCATTAGTTTTTTGTGTCAAAAacattgatttttcatttaggATATAAATCAACTCGACCCATTTCACGCCTATAGAtcagtgagaccgtctcacataaaatctaaaaataaaaattgtagaTGAAAATAATAAGTAAAGAGATTATCATATATATGCATGTAAGAGTAAATGACCTCTCTTGTCCCTCACAAATGAAGCATATTGTGATATCCGTCCAAGAATGAACGAGATTACAAGACTGTGCAGGTATGAGACTATGTAATTTAAgaagatttaaaagatttgataggtaTTACTCATGTAATCAAAGTTCATCATTTTTCTGAAGATCGTgatcatataaaaaaatttctcaaacaACATGCGCTGGAAATTAAATACCCATGTTGATTTCAACCGTTGCTCTTGCTTACATTGGAATAGCTCGGAGTTTATAATCTGCGGACATTTGTGCGTAAACGGCATATATATTGGTATTTATTAAGTTGTGAGACTTCACAAATTTACCTCTTTTGTCAATACGTCAAATGCAGCTTCCAATTCTTTGTCAATAAACCTGTTTTTTCTTTGGAAGAACTTAACAATCCCTGTTACAatttttgattaaaaattatcaattaaaaacGGCGCCATTTTATCAAATATATCGattatatgaaaataatttacttataatattatcattttgaaaatatctttaattttattttagaaaaataaaaaattaatttgaatTAGATATTTTTCTACTTGAAAAGTTAATACGATATAAAAgttatatttatgattttgtttttgcttgtaatttttttttacaaggtGGAtaataacttaaattaaattttttatgattatttatttttattttgcaaaaagacatttttaattatttgtgtTGCCAAAAATCTCCTTTCAAAATCAATGAAACCTTATCTATTATTGACGTGAAAcaaagaagaaataaaaaaaaattcgagaAACTATTTTcccatattattatttttaaagtcTAAATTTATGAAGAAAAATCGGTACTAAAAAATATACTAACATATTTCGTCTGACGTGACATCGAAAAAAACTAAGCAAACAATATTCAACACTGCTAGAAGAAAAATAATAACCTGACTTAATTATTTGCATATATACATATTATTGACATAATATTGgttcatttttaattaattaaatagttgaccgaggttaaaaaacaaaatacccCATGAAATCTTTAGCATAGGAACAATACTCAACAGTGATTCGcgtgttaaatttttttacttaCCTGTTTATTTGTTTGTTAGTTTCGTAAGACatgttttatttcatttttcaatGATGTGAGGAAACTCAAGACTAATGCAATAGTTTTTGTAAATAATGTTAGTTAGGGCAAGTATAATTGATAAGTTTTCCTGAGAAGTGTTGCAGGAAGAATCAAACTTCTAATCATTGACTAAGTCATCACCTACTCACTACAAGAATAAATGGTTatggtgacattcataaatgtcattatattcaatatttagtgacacctccaacaaatgtcctctattccaatgtcgtcttaaacttcctgacattttttaatgtcattataagatgttaatgacaacttcatacgtgttactaattattcatataacgacaattttaaatgtcagaaaaactcatgttttaaatacatttatacatgccttgttattatagtaataatgacaaatttatatgtcagttaaaatcatttataatgaaaactaaaagtgtcgtgtatgttatttataataacaataacaaatgtgagaatatttgggttggataaatataggaggaggaaaaaatagataaaataaatgtgagaataaaaaaacataacagattagttatcctgatatttttaattgatgtcattttttatatggagggaaacAATTATTTTCCCTCCTCCAATATATATCCAACCCAAATTTCCCACATTTATTTACAGTGacaatttttagttttttaatgattttttacgaTGTGGGAAGAATAATTGTTTCTCTcaatataaaaaatgacatcaattaaaaatgtcagaataactaatctaatatgttttttattttacacattattaattttttacaagtgtcattattaagtatttgtaacaacatttaattaaaagtttctACAAAAAAGTATCACAATAGCCATTTAATGTTGTAGTGACTCCATTAATTCGAACATCCTTAAGAAGGATATGTTTATTTTCATTCTTAGTACGAACTCTTTTCATATTATATAAATCAAGTGCCACCTtcaacaaattatatatatatatatatatatatatatatatatatatatacatatgtttGTTTTAATTTAGAAGATTAGGATTcaaaaaattgtcaaaaaaaatttcttaaaaacactTAAATGGACATCTACAACATAAGGTTACTTTCATTAACTATCGATAACTACATGTAGCTaacacaaaaataataataataataaatcttTAGACGTTACATTCAACTAAAACATTACTTTTTTTTAATGGAATGCAGTAACGAACTTGTAGAtgctatattttatatttatacacAGACGAAATCTTGTATTTATTGGGATGGATGGATCTTAGATATTGAAATCTCATATGAAGTAACTCTTATAAATCCTTTAAATTAGATGAGGGAGACCACCATAAAATATATGCTTggaaagaatttaaaatcaaataattcacAACCATTTAAATAATCCCcgttttttgtatttttttatttgtcggaacacaaaaaaaatatcattaggGTTTCATCGCATGATATTGTAAAACATGTATAATATAGAGATGATAAATCTAGATAACATAATACTTTATAACTAtaattgaaataaataaaaaatatatatgtaaccAACTAGTCGTTCGTTTTTTGCACGAAACAATATAATATTGTATATTTCATCCTATTCATGTGGGCATTGCCCCCATGATAGGATGGATGGCCAAGATTTGCTTATGCATATGTAggatccatttttttttttttttgaaattgtatgtgtgaCAAGATCTTATCCGTTGAAATAAAGTAAGGGTAGTGTCCACACATGTATGATCTCATTAACCGAAAGAACGGGTCCCTACTCAcagaaataatgataataaattAACGTTGTCGTGGATCTCCATACTTTGGTCAACTACTTTCCACACACAATGTCTGCAAAAATATCAGTACCAGTCGTGGAAAATCATTTTAATGCAATatttagttatatatatatagacacacacacacacagatatatatatttacGTTTATGCAAAAATAGTAGTAttaaatatgaataaaaaaatgctatatatttttttacaattaCTCAGACATACGTAACAGTCATATATCATTCTGCATCatcatttttcagaaaaaatattaaataacacGTGGCTGtcgaattttatttttattttccattCATCTAAAACATCCATCAGTTATATAGATTAAATTCCAATAAGCACAATTTTTTCATGGAAAAAAATTAATGGAAGGTAATAATTACCATGTTGATGGCTTGTCatttaatacaaataaatcaaattttgaaatttgagtGTATAATAAAGTAGTGCAAAGAGAACAATTCTTCCTAAtaattagggtttttttttaaataatttaattttaaaaaaaatttcaaaaataattttaaaaaaaaaacattttcaaaactaaTGCAATCCGCGCTTACAGAGCGCGGATGCTGCTCACGTGGAGCAGCATCCGCAATTCGTAAGCACGGACGATGCGACGGAATCTAtatctaaaccgtcgctaatttccgTCGCTAAACCGTCGCTGTAATGGaatcagcgacggtttaaaaaTCGTTTAACCGTATGcgcataaaaccgtcgctaaatgtgcATAATTTTATAAGAGAATTTGCGGGCTGCGAAAAgctatttttgttgtagtgaagaCAGAGAAAAAAACAGACAAGAAATTCATCAAGAAATAGGGGTGTTCATCGGTCGGTTTTTTCTCTATCTTCACTAGGCACTAGGGGTGTTCATCGGTCGATTCGGTTCCGATTTTATTTCGGTTTtcgattttaaaaatatataatctgATATCCGAACCATTTTTCTTCAGTTCGGTTCGATTTTCTACCAAAATGGTTCGGTTATTTAGTTCGCTaaataattatatcaaaatCGAATTAACTgaccgaaataaccgaaccaTTTTGGTAGAAAATCGAACCGAACTGAAGAAAAATGGTTCGGATAtcggattatatatttttaaaaccgaaaaccgaaaTAAAAACCGAACCGAACTGACCGATGAACACCCCTAGTGCCTAGTGAAGATAGAGAAAAAAACCGACCGATGAACACCCCTATTTCTTGATGAATTTCTTGTCTGTTTTTTTCTATGtcttcactacaacaaaaatggcttttcgCAGCCCGCAAATTCTCTTATAAAATTATGCgtatttagcgacgattttatgCGCATTTAGCGACAGTTAAACAACCGTCGCTGATTCCATTACAACGACGGTTtataaatcgtcgctaaattagcgacggtttagcgacggttttataaaccgtcggaaattagcgacggtttgataTAGATTCCGTCGCTAAATAATCTGTTGCTTACTTGGACCATCGTCCGTGCTTACGAAGCGCGGACGCTGCTCCACTTGAGCAGCGTCCGCGCTCCGTAAGCGCGGATTGCAttagttttgaaaatttttttttttaattatttttgaaatttttttttaaaattaaattatttttaaaaaaaccctaataattaattatattagttTCCGAAGCTTTCCCATACGACTCGGTATTAAAACGCTTTATCCTTCTATAattaaataagaagaaaaaagcCTCTCAACTAATAGTCCCTTAAGATAGGGATTGATGGGTCGTCCCCGATAGGCCAAATTGAGTGATTTTATTTAGGGATAAAAAATGAAGCTTCTCACAATCTCAGGAGAAGGGAAACTAGATCATCGGTCGGACTGATGAAAGGTGAACAGTTCTTCGTAACAAAATAGAGCCAAAGGATCTACGTCTTACCCTAGACGAGTTCTTTGTCACTGAGAAAGTCCAAGATTGTCTCGAGTGGTCACTTTATGTACATAAAAATTAGGTTAGTTTATGCTATGCTGATAGTGTTTTTCTCCTTATTTCAATATTAGATCATGTGAATCTCTCGCATTTGTATGGAAGTTGGTATATATATTGATGATCCAAGGACTAACATTTGATCACATCATAGTGGAGAAATACTTCAGGTGTAACATATAATAATCCATGAAATTTATTGAAACCGTTAATTCGATGGTCATGCGATATTTAACtggataattatatttttacgaTTTGATCATCtatattatcaaattcaatATTAGTATGATATTTCtgttatttttacaattttagtcttttttctGACGCAACACACTGATGTGGCGCCTATGCAATGCATACAATATAGCTCCGACATTACGCTTGTAGAAATATGAAACACCATTGGTTTTGGTGTGACAAAACAACGTCAAATTGTTTCAGGATCCAGCTAAAGTTATTATATACTTACAGTATTTTAGCCGCTGAACAAGTCAAGCCGCTTATTGTTTTATCACAAACTAAAGCTGCAGACATCATCAAAAGATCATCACTTAGCAAAATTATTAACAAAGTTTATTCACTCCTCCAAACTCTGATGATGTTTATAGTGTCACGTCACATTTTCGATTAAAAAGACTATAATTgtcaaacatttaaaaatacattactAAAACcgtaattaaataacatatataCGACCAAAATCGcgaaacaaaattaaaattgtaGTTTCACATTTTTATTTATGGAACATATTGATTGCAAAGTTAGTGATTAATTCAGTAATATCCATTACAATAATACTTTATCAGAActcaaacaataaaaaaaataattttttcattcaTGTTGTGGATGTCTCTGATGATCCTACTAGTATCAAGAGTATATGCTGTAGTATTAttagaaattttaaataataaaaataaataaataaatattttacatatttttatcattGCTGAATGTTTATAAAATTATCTGCATCACATATATTTCTTTGATTAgtattatcatattttaaatcaatGTCATGTCATATATATACTTAAAATTAGAAAATCTATCAGCAGCAATAAAGCAGTACAAGTTGAAAGGAATGCATTTCTATGTAATAGTAAAGacacaaataaaatgaaaattatgTGACTAAACATGTTTTAAATTTGATATTTCTGCTCGTATATTAGTATGTGGTGGAAATTGaaagttaaatcattttaatGCAATATTTAATGATATTAACTACATGAAAAATGACGTGGATGAACATGTTGCACGAGTACCGATTTGTAATCATTTTGCTAATTTCTTTGTTACGTAAAATATTACGTGCAATAATTGTCACTGCTGATAGAGCAATCGAAttgtggtgcttgagctgctgtgtgatttaaaagatttgagttacacTATTACCattagctatagcttttggtaaagtggTAAGTACTCGGTCCTACGTAAAATATTTATGCTAAATTGCTGGAAATTATCAAATTACGTGctgtttatttaaaaataataatccaAAACAAGGTGCTTTCATTGGGCTAACGCAGGCCCGTATAGAGTGACTGAACATTAAGCCCATAATAATGAGGACATTGACCCAACAGAAACATCATTAAGCCccaaatatattttcaaagCCCAACTCAATTGATTGACCCGTTCGGAGCTAACCCTCACACTAACAGTGGAAGAATCGAGGAAGCCATTTCTGTGCTGCGTTTCTTTCTGGAAGAATGGCTTCGTTTAGTTCTCTTCTTCCACCTACATCTCGTATCAATTTCACAAATCTTCAGAAATCTCTCGACCAATGTTCGCTTTACTGCTGCTATTATACGTGCAATAGTAAGCCCGCAAGTTTAGCTGCGCCTACTGCTCATTCGCTTCGCGTaggtttgtttgtttttttcccCTTTCTGTTTTGATCTTCTTTTTGTTCCAGTTGCGTTTGATTCTGGTTGATTTTCCTGTTAAATTTAGATTCAATCTGTGTGTTTTTAAATGGATGGAAAAGTTTGGTagaaaattattgattttgtgAATTCGTTGCGTggtggtttgttatttctttttaGTCAGGGTTCTGTTCTGTGCGCAAATGTATATGTGTTGTTGTTGATTGTGTGAGCATTGTTTTCAGGTTTTGGATTTCCTATTGAGAATTCGAGAAAGAAAGATGACGTTTTGCATACATTGGCTGTTCGGCAGTTGACTGGATCAGTTACCTCTGCCGAGGGCCTCCGGTTTGCCATCGTGCGTAAATTTAGATAACttgttttatataatatttttgccaGAGTTATATTTACGTTCTATTATATTTGGTGTTGAGCTTTTGATTTGAAGGTTCAAATCTACTTCTCTGTATCttaatgaaaattttatatgCTTATTTATTTGGTGTGAAGGTGGTGGCGCGGTTCAACGAGATTGTTACTAAGCCGCTTTTAGTGGGAGCCTTAAAAACTTTCGAGCAATATTCGGTTAAAGAAGAGGATATTGATGTTAGTTATCTGACTTCTTAACATTTTTCAGTTATATAGTTGTAAGTGAACATTACATAGATGCATGGAATACGAAAGTGGCTTTGTGTTCACTATATATAATGTTGTACGCAGGAAATATTTTTTCCCTTGTGAATGTTAATATTTGGTTGCGGTGCATCTTTGTCATCCGATGCTTATTCTAATCTTTATCAAGCAGTGCACAGTGTCCCTTTCTCACTAGTTCAGTATCATGGTAgtatttatttttgtaaattGACAACTTTATTCCAATATCGAAGACCTGATTTGCATTTCTTCTGAATAAATGACCAAATGCAAGGAGGCTGTGATTTGAGATCAGAACAAGTTCACTAAAACCGACTTAAAGAAAGCTGCTGGGGGAAAACAGCTGTGCGATGAAGTGTAACATGTGTGTTTGTTTCCTATCATGATTCTGATATACTGGTAAATATTAGTGGAGACATGTAAAACACAGCACAAACCTAGAAGGAAAAACGTTGTGTGCTACTGGTTGCAATGTGTCCTGTTAGACTAACTTTAATTTAACCTTTATGCTGTAGTATTATATGGAAAATCTTCTGACTATAAAGTTGCATCCTATATATGTGTTGGTTTTTTGTACGTAAAGCTGAAAAATTGCATCTTTTTTCATCTTACCTTAGGTTGTTTGGGTTCCTGGTAGTTTTGAAATCGGCGTGGTTGCTGAGAAACTTGGAAAATCGCGAAAATACCAAGCAATCGTG
This window of the Primulina tabacum isolate GXHZ01 chromosome 4, ASM2559414v2, whole genome shotgun sequence genome carries:
- the LOC142541317 gene encoding uncharacterized protein LOC142541317 — translated: MDGFLPLVYKSFKKNKVRRRYECLSSGTVDSYNIADFYHSEDAYRPHQHDVILQREPLKSSPLGGAHHRRYSSVHVAHVKSSGSASKFEDLDRGCDKPKQLVRFRSHRMFSCINGA
- the LOC142542270 gene encoding 6,7-dimethyl-8-ribityllumazine synthase, chloroplastic-like; protein product: MASFSSLLPPTSRINFTNLQKSLDQCSLYCCYYTCNSKPASLAAPTAHSLRVGFGFPIENSRKKDDVLHTLAVRQLTGSVTSAEGLRFAIVVARFNEIVTKPLLVGALKTFEQYSVKEEDIDVVWVPGSFEIGVVAEKLGKSRKYQAIVCIGAVIRGDTTHYDAVANSAASGVLSAGLNSGVPCIFGVLTCDSMEQALNRAGGKSGNKGVEAALTAIEMASLFEHHLKL